The following coding sequences are from one Hordeum vulgare subsp. vulgare unplaced genomic scaffold, MorexV3_pseudomolecules_assembly, whole genome shotgun sequence window:
- the LOC123420636 gene encoding NAD(P)H-quinone oxidoreductase subunit 5, chloroplastic (The sequence of the model RefSeq protein was modified relative to this genomic sequence to represent the inferred CDS: added 42 bases not found in genome assembly) — protein sequence MFQSALTEFHNECYWGTLSLCGIPPLACFWSKDEILSNSWLYSPFFGIIASFTAGLTAFYMFRIYLLTFGGYLRVHFQNYSSTKESSLYSISLWGKRIPKGVNRDFVLSTTKSGVSFFSQNIPKIQGNTRNRIGSFTTSFGAKNTFAYPHETGNTMLFPLLILLLFTLFIGFIGISFDNGGMDNGIAELTILSKWLTPSKNFTQESSNSFVNSYEFITNAISSVTLAIFGLFIAYIFYGSAYSFFQNLDLINSFVKRNPKKEFLDQVKKNIYSWSYNRGYIDIFYTRVFTLGIRGLTELTEFFDKGVIDGITNGVGLASFCIGEEIKYVGGGRISSYLFFFLCYVSVFLFFFLS from the coding sequence TGGGGTACACTTTCTCTTTGTGGTATTCCACCTCTTGCTTGCTTCTGGTCCAAAGATGAAATCCTTAGTAATAGTTGGTTGTATTCGCCCTTTTTTGGAATAATAGCTTCCTTTACTGCAGGATTAACTGCCTTTTATATGTTTCGGATATATTTACTTACATTTGGTGGGTATTTGCGTGTTCATTTTCAAAATTACAGTAGCACTAAAGAGAGTTCCTTGTATTCAATATCCTTATGGGGAAAAAGGATACCCAAAGGAGTGAATAGGGATTTCGTTTTATCAACAACGAAGAGTGGAGTTTCTTTTTTTTCACAAAATATACCCAAAATTCAAGGTAATACAAGAAATAGGATAGGATCCTTTACTACGTCTTTTGGGGCTAAAAACACTTTTGCCTATCCGCATGAAACGGGAAATACTATGTTATTTCCTCTTCTTATATTACTACTTTTCACTTTGTTCATTGGATTCATAGGAATCTCTTTTGATAATGGAGGAATGGATAATGGAATAGCAGAGTTAACCATATTATCAAAGTGGTTAACTCCCTCAAAAAACTTTACCCAGGAAAGTTCTAATTCTTTTGTAAATTCATATGAATTTATTACTAATGCAATTTCTTCTGTAACTCTAGCTATCTTTGGTTTATTCATAGCATATATCTTCTATGGATCTGCTTATTCTTTTTTTCAGAATTTGGATTTAATAAACTCTTTTGTAAAAAGAAATCCTAAAAAAGAATTTTTGGATCaagtaaaaaaaaatatatacaGTTGGTCATATAATCGTGGTTATATAGATATTTTCTATACTAGGGTCTTTACCCTCGGTATAAGAGGGTTAACCGAACTAACGGAGTTTTTTGATAAGGGTGTTATTGATGGAATTACCAATGGAGTGGGTCTTGCTAGTTTTTGTATAGGAGAAGAAATTAAATATGTAGGGGGAGGTCGAATCtcgtcttatttattcttttttttatGTTATGTATCTGtgtttttattcttttttctttcttaa
- the LOC123420639 gene encoding 30S ribosomal protein S7, chloroplastic → MSRRGTAEKRTAKSDPIFRNRLVNMVVNRIMKDGKKSLAYQILYRAVKKIQQKTETNPLLVLRQAIRRVTPNIGVKTRRNKKGSTRKVPIEIGSKQGRALAIRWLLEASQKRPGRNMAFKLSSELVDAAKGSGGAIRKKEATHRMAEANRALAHFR, encoded by the coding sequence ATGTCACGTCGAGGTACTGCAGAAAAAAGAACTGCAAAATCCGATCCAATTTTTCGTAATCGATTAGTTAACATGGTGGTTAACCGTATTATGAAagacggaaaaaaatcattggctTATCAAATTCTCTATCGAGCCGTGAAAAAGATTCAACAAAAGACAGAAACAAATCCACTATTGGTTTTACGTCAAGCAATACGTAGAGTAACTCCCAATATAGGAGTAAAAACAAGACGTAATAAAAAAGGATCGACGCGGAAAGTTCCGATTGAAATAGGATCTAAACAAGGAAGAGCACTTGCCATTCGTTGGTTATTAGAAGCATCCCAAAAGCGTCCGGGTCGAAATATGGCTTTCAAATTAAGTTCCGAATTAGTAGATGCTGCCAAAGGGAGTGGGGGTGCCATACGCAAAAAGGAAGCGACTCATAGAATGGCAGAGGCAAATAGAGCTCTTGCACATTTTCGTTAA
- the LOC123420638 gene encoding NAD(P)H-quinone oxidoreductase subunit 2 B, chloroplastic-like gives MIWHVQNENFILDSTRIFMKAFHLLLFNGSFIFPECILIFGLILLLMIDSTSDQKDRPWFYFISSTSLVISITALLFRWREEPIISFSGNFQTNNFNEIFQFLILLCSTLCIPLSVEYIECTEMAITEFLLFVLTATLGGMFLCGANDLITIFVAPECFSLCSYLLSGYTKRDLRSNEATMKYLLMGGASSSILVHGFSWLYGSSGGEIELQEIVNGLINTQMYNSPGISIALISITVGLGFKLSPAPFHQWTPDVYEGVWFVRQIPTSISISEVFGFCKTP, from the coding sequence ATGATCTGGCATGTACAGAATGAAAACTTCATTCTCGATTCTACGAGAATTTTTATGAAAGCGTTTCATTTGCTTCTCTTCAATGGAAGTTTCATTTTCCCAGAATGTATCCTAATTTTTGGCCTAATTCTTCTTCTGATGATCGATTCAACCTCTGATCAAAAAGATAGACCTTGGTTCTATTTCATCTCTTCAACAAGTTTAGTAATAAGCATAACGGCCCTATTGTTCCGATGGAGAGAAGAACCTATAATTAGCTTTTCGGGAAATTTCCAAACGAACAATTTCAACGAAATCTTTCAATTTCTCATTTTATTATGTTCAACTTTATGTATTCCTCTATCCgtagagtacattgaatgtacagaAATGGCTATAACAGAGTTTCTGTTATTCGTATTAACAGCTACTCTAGGGGGAATGTTTTTATGTGGTGCTAACGATTTAATAACTATCTTTGTAGCTCCAGAATGTTTCAGTTTATGTTCCTACCTATTGTCTGGATATACCAAGAGAGATCTACGGTCTAATGAGGCTACTATGAAATATTTACTCATGGGTGGGGCAAGCTCTTCTATTCTGGTTCATGGTTTCTCTTGGCTATATGGTTCATCTGGGGGGGAGATCGAGCTTCAAGAAATTGTGAACGGTCTTATCAATACACAAATGTATAACTCCCCAGGAATTTCAATTGCGCTTATATCCATCACTGTAGGACTTGGGTTCAAGCTTTCCCCAGCCCCTTTTCATCAATGGACTCCTGACGTCTACGAAGGAGTGTGGTTCGTTCGACAAATTCCTACCTCTATATCTATCTCTGAGGTGTTTGGGTTTTGCAAAACTCCATAG
- the LOC123420635 gene encoding NAD(P)H-quinone oxidoreductase subunit 2 A, chloroplastic-like, with protein MDSVLYIREEEARNPLFDSDSPTPVVAFLSVTSKVAASASATRILDIPFYFSSNEWHLLLEILAILSMILGNLLAITQTSMKRMLAYSSIGQIGYVIIGIIVGDSNDGYASMITYMLFYISMNLGTFACIVLFGLRTGTDNIRDYAGLYMKDPFLALSLALCLLSLGGLPPLAGFFGKLYLFWCGWQAGLYFLVSIGLLTSVLSIYYYLKIIKLLMTGRNQEITPYVRNYRRSPLRSNNSIELSMTVCVIASTIPGISMNPILAIAQDTLF; from the exons ATGGATTCGGTCTTATACATACGCGAGGAAG AAGCGAGGAATCCTCTTTTCGACTCTGACTCCCCCACTCCAGTCGTTGCTTTTCTTTCTGTTACTTCGAAagtagctgcttcagcttcagccacgcgaattctcgatattcctttttatttctcatcaaacgaatggcatcttcttctggaaatcctagctattcttagcatgattttgGGGAATCTCCTTGCTATTACTCAAACAAGCATGAAACGTATGCTTGCATATTCGTCCATAGGGCAAATCGGATATGTAATTATTGGAATAATTGTTGGAGACTCAAATGATGGATATGCAAGCATGATAACTTATATGCTGTTCTATATCTCCATGAATCTAGGAACTTTTGCTTGCATTGTATTATTTGGTCTACGTACCGGAACTGATAACATTCGAGATTATGCAGGATTATACATGAAAGATCCTTTTTTGGCTCTCTCTTTAGCCCTATGTCTCTTATCCCTAGGAGGCCTTCCTCCACTAGCAGGTTTCTTCGGAAAACTCTATCTATTCTGGTGTGGATGGCAAGCAGGCCTATATTTCTTGGTTTCAATAGGACTCCTTACGAGCGTTCTTTCTATCTACTATTATCTAAAAATAATCAAGTTATTAATGACTGGACGAAACCAAGAAATAACCCCTTATGTGCGAAATTATAGAAGATCCCCTTTAAGATCAAACAATTCCATCGAATTGAGTATGACTGTATGTGTGATAGCATCTACTATACCAGGAATATCAATGAACCCCATTCTTGCAATTGCTCAGGATACCCTCTTTTAG
- the LOC123420641 gene encoding 50S ribosomal protein L2, chloroplastic, which produces MAEWLKRPTHNWRILNNTAKHLYKTPIPSTRKGTVDRQVKSNPRNNLIHGRHRCGKGRNSRGIITARHRGGGHKRLYRKIDFRRNQKDISGRIVTIEYDPNRNAYICLIHYGDGEKRYILHPRGAIIGDTIVSGTKVPISMGNALPLTDMPLGTAMHNIEITRGRGGQLARAAGAVAKLIAKEGKSATLRLPSGEVRLVSQNCLATVGQVGNVGVNQKSLGRAGSKCWLGKRPVVRGVVMNPVDHPHGGGEGKAPIGRKKPTTPWGYPALGRRTRKRKKYSDSFILRRRK; this is translated from the exons ATGGCTGAATGGTTAAAGCGCCCAACTCATAATTG GAGAATACTTAATAATACGGCGAAACATTTATACAAAACACCTATCCCGAGCACACGCAAGGGAACCGTAGACAGGCAAGTGAAATCCAATCCACGAAATAATTTGATCCATGGACGGCACCGTTGTGGTAAAGGTCGTAATTCCAGAGGAATCATTACCGCAAGGCATAGAGGGGGAGGTCATAAGCGCCTATACCGTAAAATAGATTTTCGACGGAATCAAAAAGACATATCTGGTAGAATCGTAACCATAGAATACGACCCTAATCGAAATGCATACATTTGTCTCATACACTATGGGGATGGTGAGAAGAGATATATTTTACATCCCAGAGGGGCTATAATTGGAGATACTATTGTTTCTGGTACAAAAGTTCCTATATCAATGGGAAATGCCCTACCTTTGA CCGATATGCCCTTAGGCACGGCCATGCATAACATAGAAATCACACGTGGAAGGGGTGGGCAATTAGCTAGAGCAGCAGGTGCTGTAGCGAAACTCATTGCAAAAGAGGGTAAATCGGCCACTTTAAGATTACCATCTGGGGAGGTCCGTTTAGTATCCCAAAATTGCTTAGCAACAGTCGGACAAGTGGGTAATGTTGGGGTGAACCAAAAAAGTTTGGGTAGAGCCGGATCTAAGTGTTGGCTAGGTAAACGCCCCGTAGTAAGAGGGGTAGTTATGAACCCTGTGGACCACCCCCATGGGGGCGGTGAAGGGAAAGCTCCCATTGGTAGAAAAAAACCCACAACCCCTTGGGGTTATCctgcgcttggaagaagaactaggaaaaggaaaaaatatagcGATAGTTTTATTCTTCGTCGCCGTAAGTAA